GCGTCGTACAGGACGCGCTCCAGGCCGCCGAGGACAAGGGCGTCGAGGATCTGCTGCCGTTCGCGACCTCCGCCGTCCGGGAGGCCACCAACGCCGACGACGTCCTCACGCGCGTGGCCGACGAGACCGGCGTACGACTCCAGGTCCTCACCGGCGCGGAGGAGGCCCGGCTCACCTTCCTCGCCGTCCGCCGCTGGTTCGGCTGGTCCGCCGGAAAGCTGCTGGTCCTGGACATTGGCGGCGGCTCCCTGGAGATCGCCTACGGCATAGACGAGGAACCGGACGCCGCCGTCTCCCTGCCGCTCGGCGCCGGCCGGCTCACCGCGGGCTGGCTGCCCGGCGACCCACCCGGCCCCGACGCCGTGCGCACCCTGCGTCGCCATGTACGTACGGAGATCGCCCGCACGGTCGGCGAATTCAGCCGCCTCGGCATCCCCGACCACGTCGTCGCCACCTCCAAGACCTTCAAGCAGCTCGCCCGCATCGCCGGCGCCGCCCGCAGCGCCGAGGGCCTCTATGTCCAGCGCGAACTCAAGCGCGAGTCCCTGGAGGCCTGGGTCCCGCGCCTGGCCGGAATGACCGCCGAGCAGCGCGCCGAACTCCCGGGAGTCTCGGAGGGCCGGTCCGGCCAGCTACTGGCGGGCGCCCTGGTGGCCGAGGGCGCGATGGACCTGTTCGGCGTCGAGAACCTGGAGATCTGTCCGTGGGCCCTGCGGGAAGGCGTGATCCTACGGCGCCTGGATCACATGGGGTCGGCGTGACTCCCCAGGGGTGCGGGGCCGTATCGACATGCGGCTCCGCCGCGCGGGCGCGAGAAGCGACCGCGCCACGCCCCCGCACCCGCGCAAATGGCGAACGTCACAACGGCGAATAGGCACCCAACACCCGAGCCACTCAACCCCTTAAGGTGACGGACGTGGCTGAACCAAGGGACGCGGACGTGCGTATCGCGCTGTCGACGGCCTCCGTATACCCGGAGTCCACGGCGACGGCCTTCGAGGTCGCCGCGCGTCTCGGGTACGACGGCGTCGAGGTCATGGTGTGGACCGACCCGGTCAGCCAGGACATCGAGGCGCTGCGCCGCCTGTCGGACTACCACCGCATTCCGGTCCTGGCGGTCCACGCCCCCTGCCTGCTGATCACCCAGCGGGTCTGGTCGACGGACCCCTGGGCCAAGCTGCAGCGCGCCCGCGCGGCCGCCGAGAAACTGGGTGCCTCCACCGTCGTCGTACACCCTCCCTTCCGCTGGCAGCGGCAGTACGCGCGCGACTTCGTCGACGGGATCTGGCGGATGGCGGACGAGACGGACGTACGGTTCGCGGTCGAGAACATGTACCCGTGGCGCTACCGCGACCGCGAGATGCTCGCCTACGCCCCCGACTGGGACGTCACCCAGCACGACTACCGGCACTTCACGATCGACCTCAGCCACACCGCGACGGCCCGCGCGGACGCCCTCGACATGATCGACCGCATGGGCGACCGCCTCGGCCATGTGCACCTCGCCGACGGCCGGGGGTCGGCCAAGGACGAGCACCTGGTGCCCGGCCGCGGCACTCAGCCCTGCGCCGAGCTGCTGGAACACCTGATCCTCTCCGGCTTCGACGGCCATGTCGTCATCGAGGTCAATACGCGGCGCGCGATGTCCGCCGCCGAGCGCGAGGCCGACCTCGCCGAGGCCCTGGCCTTCACCCGCAAGCACCTGGCATCGGCGGTACGGGTGCCCCGGCCATGAGCGAGAACCGATGACGAAGAACACGCCGCCGACCGGGAACACGCCACCGTCGCCCGGCGAGCCGGCCGCCCGCCGACGGGGCAGGCCGCCGCGCACCGAGTCCGCCGACACCCGCGACCGCATCCTCACCGCGGCCCGCGAGGAGTTCTCCGAGCGCGGGTACGAGAAGACGTCCGTGCGCGGTATCGCCAAGGCCGCCGGAGTCGACTCCGCGCTGGTCCACCACTACTTCGGCACCAAGGAGCAGGTCTTCGAGGCGGCCGTCGCCGTGGCCTTCGCGCCCGCGCTCGACGCGCCGGTCGCCGTCGCCGACGGTCCGCTGGACGGGGTGGGGGAGCGGCTGACCCGCTTCGTCTTCGGTGTCTGGGAGAACCCCACGACCCGCACCCCGCTGCTGGCCATCGTCCGCTCGGCCGTCAACAACGACACCGCGGCCGCCGTCTTCCGCCGCCTGATCGCCGCCCAGCTGCTGCGCCGTATCGCCGCCCAGGTGGATCTGCCGGACCCGGAGCTGCGTGCCGAGCTGGCCGCCGCCCAGCTGGTGGGTACGGCGATGATGCGCTACGTGATCAAACTGGAGCCGCTGGCGTCGGCGGACCTGGAGCAGATCATCGCCCGCGTGGCTCCGGTCGTACAGCACCACCTCACGGACAGGTGAGAGCCGGCGGCTGAAACATGTGTCCCGCATTCCGGACAACCGTGTCCACCACTTGGAGCACCGGCGTAGGCTCGTAGACAGCCAGAACTCTCTGGACTCACTGCCAGAAGGTCATTGAAGGAGCGAGCGACGATGCCCGAGCTGAGGTCCCGCACAGTCACCCACGGCCGCAACATGGCGGGCGCCCGCGCCCTTATGCGCGCCTCCGGTGTACCCGGTGCGGACATCGGCCGGAAGCCGATCATCGCGGTCGCGAACTCCTTCACCGAGTTCGTCCCGGGCCACACCCATCTGCAGCCGGTCGGCCGGATCGTCAGCGAGGCGATCACGGAGGCGGGCGGCATCCCGCGCGAGTTCAACACGATCGCCGTGGACGACGGCATCGCCATGGGCCACGGCGGCATGCTCTACTCCCTGCCCTCCCGCGACCTGATCGCGGACAGCGTGGAGTACATGGTGGAGGCCCACTGCGCCGACGCCCTGGTCTGCATCTCCAACTGCGACAAGATCACGCCGGGCATGCTGCTGGCGGCACTGCGCCTGAACATCCCGACGGTCTTCGTCTCCGGCGGCCCGATGGAGGCCGGACGCGCCACGCTCGTGGACGGCACGGTCCGCACCCTCGACCTGGTCGACGCGATCTCCGACGCCGTCAACGACAAGATCTCCGACGAGGACATCCTCCGTATCGAGGAGAACGCCTGCCCGACCTGCGGCAGCTGCTCCGGCATGTTCACCGCCAACTCGATGAACTGCCTGACCGAGGCGATCGGCCTGTCCCTGCCCGGCAACGGCTCGGTCCTCGCCACCCACACCGCGCGCAAACAGCTGTATGTCGACGCGGCCCGCACGGTCATGGACATCACCCGCCGCTACTACGAGCAGGACGACGAGTCGGTCCTCCCGCTCAACATCGCCACCTTCCAGGCCTTCGAGAACGCCATGGCCCTGGACATCGCGATGGGCGGCTCCACCAACACGATCCTGCACCTGCTGGCCGCCGCCCAGGAGGCGGGCGTGCCCTTCGGCCTGGAGCAGATCGACGCCGTCTCGCGCCGCGTCCCCTGCCTGGCGAAGGTCGCTCCGAACGTCGCGAAGAACCGTACGTACTACATGGAGGACGTGCACCGCGCCGGCGGCATCCCGGCCCTGCTCGGCGAACTGCACCGCGCCGGCCTGCTCAACGAGGACGTGCACGCGGTCCACAGCCCGTCCCTGGCCGACTGGCTGAAGACGTGGGACGTCCGTGGCGGCTCCCCGTCCCCGGAGGCGGTCGAGCTGTGGCACGCGGCCCCGGGCTGTGTCCGCTCCGCCGAGGCCTTCTCCCAGTCCGAGCGCTGGGAGGCCCTGGACGACGACGCCGAGAGCGGCTGCATCCGCTCCGTCGAGCACGCCTACTCCAAGGACGGCGGCCTCGCGGTCCTCAAGGGCAACCTGGCCGTGGACGGCTGTGTGGTCAAGACGGCCGGTGTCGACGAGTCCATCTGGACCTTCGAGGGCCCGGCGGTGGTCTGTGAGTCCCAGGAGGAGGCCGTCCAGCGCATCCTCACCCAGGAGGTCAAGGACGGCGACGTCGTCGTCATCCGCTACGAGGGCCCCAAGGGCGGCCCCGGCATGCAGGAGATGCTGTACCCGACCTCGTATCTGAAGGGCCGTGGCCTCGGCAAGACCTGCGCCCTGATCACCGACGGCCGCTTCTCCGGCGGCACCTCGGGCCTGTCCATCGGCCACGCCTCCCCCGAGGCGGCCTCCGGCGGCACCATCGCCCTGGTCCAGGACGGCGACCGCATCCGCATCGACATCCCGAACCGCACGATCGAGCTGCTGGTCGGCGAGGCCGAACTGTCCCGCCGCGAGCAGGCGTTGGGCGGCGTCTACGCCCCCGGGAACCGCGACCGCAAGGTCTCGGCCGCCCTGCGCGCCTACGCCGCGATGGCGACCAGCGCCGACAAGGGCGCGGTCCGCGACGTGACCAAGCTGGGCTGACCCAGCCCGCACGCAGAAGGGGCCGCCTCCGGTGGGGCGGCCCCTTTGTCAGTCCCTCTGCGCGTCACCAGTCGGCCTGGCCTGCTCGTCACCAGTCGGCTGGATTGCGCGCCCCGACCCCCAAGACCGTTCCGTCGGGAGCGGCGGCGTAGACATGGCCGTCGACGACCACCGGGGCCGGCAGGTCGGCGGTGACCTTGTCCGCGTCGGCGCCGAGCCGCGGCCGGGTCTGCCCGATGAGGTGTCCGTCGTGCGCGTCGAACGCCAGCAGGCGTCCGTCGGCCGCGGTGAAGTAGACGTGCGCACCGTCGCCGACCGGGGCCGAACCGCGGCTGACGGACGTTTCGATGTGCCACAGCCGCTTGCCGGCGTTCAGGTCGACGGCCTCCAGCGAGCCGCCCGTGGCCAGCAGGTAGACCGTGTCTCCGCGCACGGTGGCCTGCGGCGTCAGACGAGGGACCGGCAGCGCCACCCGGCGCGACGTCATCGCGGCCGGCGCGTAGCGGACCACGGCGTTCGTCTCCCCGGTGGCCCGGTCGACGGACAGGAAGGCCAGGGACCCGCCCTGGCTGCCGACCGGCTCCAGCACCCCGTTCAGCGAGGCGTTCCAGCGCACGGCACCGCTACCGGGATCCACCGCGGCGACGTAGGTGCGCGTCCCGTCCGGGGACGTGGCGGTCGCGTAGACCAGCGGGTCCCCGTCGAACGAGGCGAGGGCCGGCGTGCCGGAGCCCTTGAGCCGATGACTCCACTTCGTCCGGCCCGACTTGAGGTCCACGCCGCTGAGCGTTCCGTCCGCTCCGGTGAACAGGGCCGTGCCACCGGCGTACCGGCCCGTCGCGCCCTGCGGCAGCGGCCGCTTTCCCACCTCGTCGCCGGAGCGCAGGTCGAAGGCCTCCAGCCGCGAGCCGCCGTTCGTGGAGAGCTGGACGAGCGAGTCCGAGAGAACCGGCGGTCCGCTGACCGGCCCGGCGGCGACCGAGTGGTGCCAGAGCAGCTTTCCGTCGGCAGGGGAGAGCGCGAAGACCGCGCCGGGCCGCGCACACAGCAACCTGCCGGCCCCGTACGCACACTGCGGCATCCCCGTCCCCTCGGGCACCGGCCTGGCCTCCCAGGAGCTGAACACGGCGGCCTTGGTGTGCGGGGTCGTACCGGCCGGCGAGAGCCCGTCGCCTCCCATCAGCTGTACGGCGACCAGTGCGGCGGCCGCGACGAGGCCGAGCGCGCCGGCGCTCAGCGCCACCTTCCGGCCGACGCGCTGCC
The genomic region above belongs to Streptomyces sp. CG1 and contains:
- a CDS encoding TetR family transcriptional regulator, which encodes MTKNTPPTGNTPPSPGEPAARRRGRPPRTESADTRDRILTAAREEFSERGYEKTSVRGIAKAAGVDSALVHHYFGTKEQVFEAAVAVAFAPALDAPVAVADGPLDGVGERLTRFVFGVWENPTTRTPLLAIVRSAVNNDTAAAVFRRLIAAQLLRRIAAQVDLPDPELRAELAAAQLVGTAMMRYVIKLEPLASADLEQIIARVAPVVQHHLTDR
- a CDS encoding Ppx/GppA family phosphatase, with amino-acid sequence MRLGVLDVGSNTVHLLVVDAHPGARPLPAHSHKADLRLAQLLDGSGAIGDDGVEKLVGVVQDALQAAEDKGVEDLLPFATSAVREATNADDVLTRVADETGVRLQVLTGAEEARLTFLAVRRWFGWSAGKLLVLDIGGGSLEIAYGIDEEPDAAVSLPLGAGRLTAGWLPGDPPGPDAVRTLRRHVRTEIARTVGEFSRLGIPDHVVATSKTFKQLARIAGAARSAEGLYVQRELKRESLEAWVPRLAGMTAEQRAELPGVSEGRSGQLLAGALVAEGAMDLFGVENLEICPWALREGVILRRLDHMGSA
- a CDS encoding sugar phosphate isomerase/epimerase family protein, whose amino-acid sequence is MAEPRDADVRIALSTASVYPESTATAFEVAARLGYDGVEVMVWTDPVSQDIEALRRLSDYHRIPVLAVHAPCLLITQRVWSTDPWAKLQRARAAAEKLGASTVVVHPPFRWQRQYARDFVDGIWRMADETDVRFAVENMYPWRYRDREMLAYAPDWDVTQHDYRHFTIDLSHTATARADALDMIDRMGDRLGHVHLADGRGSAKDEHLVPGRGTQPCAELLEHLILSGFDGHVVIEVNTRRAMSAAEREADLAEALAFTRKHLASAVRVPRP
- the ilvD gene encoding dihydroxy-acid dehydratase, whose translation is MPELRSRTVTHGRNMAGARALMRASGVPGADIGRKPIIAVANSFTEFVPGHTHLQPVGRIVSEAITEAGGIPREFNTIAVDDGIAMGHGGMLYSLPSRDLIADSVEYMVEAHCADALVCISNCDKITPGMLLAALRLNIPTVFVSGGPMEAGRATLVDGTVRTLDLVDAISDAVNDKISDEDILRIEENACPTCGSCSGMFTANSMNCLTEAIGLSLPGNGSVLATHTARKQLYVDAARTVMDITRRYYEQDDESVLPLNIATFQAFENAMALDIAMGGSTNTILHLLAAAQEAGVPFGLEQIDAVSRRVPCLAKVAPNVAKNRTYYMEDVHRAGGIPALLGELHRAGLLNEDVHAVHSPSLADWLKTWDVRGGSPSPEAVELWHAAPGCVRSAEAFSQSERWEALDDDAESGCIRSVEHAYSKDGGLAVLKGNLAVDGCVVKTAGVDESIWTFEGPAVVCESQEEAVQRILTQEVKDGDVVVIRYEGPKGGPGMQEMLYPTSYLKGRGLGKTCALITDGRFSGGTSGLSIGHASPEAASGGTIALVQDGDRIRIDIPNRTIELLVGEAELSRREQALGGVYAPGNRDRKVSAALRAYAAMATSADKGAVRDVTKLG
- a CDS encoding PQQ-binding-like beta-propeller repeat protein codes for the protein MTPRRNTGAGAEAELPEYAGHYRLDARLGSGGMGVVHLARSTSGMKLAVKVVHAEFARDPEFRGRFRQEVAAARKVSGAFTAPVVDADPDAERPWMATLFIPGPTLSDEVKRNGSMAPAQLRRLMAGLAEALRDIHRVGVVHRDLKPSNVLLADDGPKVIDFGISRPKDSELRTETGKLIGTPPFMAPEQFRRPREVGPAADIFALGSVMVHAATGRGPFDSDSPYVVAYQVVHDEPDLTGVPEDLAPLVLRCLAKEPDDRPTPDELMRELRSVAASYDTQAFIPAQRSGDGAAQRPGDEPASRPRAGQPEPSAGQRVGRKVALSAGALGLVAAAALVAVQLMGGDGLSPAGTTPHTKAAVFSSWEARPVPEGTGMPQCAYGAGRLLCARPGAVFALSPADGKLLWHHSVAAGPVSGPPVLSDSLVQLSTNGGSRLEAFDLRSGDEVGKRPLPQGATGRYAGGTALFTGADGTLSGVDLKSGRTKWSHRLKGSGTPALASFDGDPLVYATATSPDGTRTYVAAVDPGSGAVRWNASLNGVLEPVGSQGGSLAFLSVDRATGETNAVVRYAPAAMTSRRVALPVPRLTPQATVRGDTVYLLATGGSLEAVDLNAGKRLWHIETSVSRGSAPVGDGAHVYFTAADGRLLAFDAHDGHLIGQTRPRLGADADKVTADLPAPVVVDGHVYAAAPDGTVLGVGARNPADW